One stretch of Zingiber officinale cultivar Zhangliang chromosome 6B, Zo_v1.1, whole genome shotgun sequence DNA includes these proteins:
- the LOC121993072 gene encoding serine/threonine-protein phosphatase 6 regulatory subunit 3-like: MFWRMTGFTHASPVDSMLEKERFTLEDLLDEDEIIQECKALNTRLINFLREKAQVEKLLHYIVEEPPTDADQKHIFKFPFIASEIFTCEVDIILRTLVEDVELMDLLFSFIKPDRPHSTLLAGYFSKVVICLMIRKTGLFINYIQGHVEIIGQLVDLIGITSIMEVLVRLIGADENMHSNYVEAMQWLEHVDVLDMIVDKFSSSDSPEVHANATEILCAIIRCAPPALATKICSPSYVGRLFCYALEDSRPDSVLYNALSFCICLLDPNRLVASSYQAFRSQLSHGTVVTASQDTVEGMLDRLGDLLRLLNFDSSVGILPTTYGKLQPPLGKQRLKIVEFISVLLTIGSEAVEKELVQLGAIKRVIDLFFEYPFNNFLHHHVENVIGSCLAGRRALIIEHILHDCDIVGKILAAEKQSSLSTDSVKATVCAQGRLPPRIGNIGHITRIGNKLSQLANSNSIIKEHLQENSDWIDWHNFVLHKRNCVENVYQWACGRPTTLHDRVRDSDDDDFRDRDIDVAALASNLSQAFRYGIYGNDDTKEAQGSFERDDEDVYFDDESAEEVISSLRLGDDQESSLFTNSNWFSFENDKEVCDHITDSLPSSSNLDEMPCDADEINEVVLGENKDPSETVSSLQITDVVTTPGEKEATILSNGPVSESIADTSNLDSGQDEKPHEQVECRETLDCEVSDIKPTAHIPSSELEMDKNACLMEGVAVDTDECQSSSGEAETDGQDVDTKSTKAVAGHGGESTDDSGHGELSGSQIVPELSESEAADEVSELKQTTGNLSK; the protein is encoded by the exons ATGTTCTGGCGCATGACCGGATTCACTCATGCGTCGCCG GTGGATTCCATGTTGGAGAAGGAAAGGTTTACACTTGAAGATCTTCTTGATGAGGATGAAATAATCCAAGAGTGCAAAGCTCTCAATACACGCCTTATAAATTT tttgagAGAAAAGGCCCAAGTGGAGAAATTGCTTCATTATATTGTGGAGGAGCCTCCTACAGATGCTGATCAGAAACATATTTTCAA GTTTCCGTTTATTGCAAGTGAAATATTCACTTGTGAGGTTGATATAATATTGAGAACTTTAGTTGAGGACGTTGAG CTGATGGATTTGTTATTCTCCTTCATTAAGCCAGATCGGCCGCACAGTACATTGCTCGCTGGTTACTTCAGTAAG GTTGTGATATGCCTGATGATCAGGAAGACAGGTTTGTTCATCAATTATATTCAG gGCCATGTAGAGATCATTGGTCAACTTGTTGACCTCATTGGTATCACATCGATAATGGAG GTATTAGTTCGTTTGATTGGAGCAGATGAAAACATGCATTCCAACTACGTGGAAGCAATGCAATGGCTGGAACATGTTGATGTTCTTGATATGATTGTGGATAAATTTAGCTCATCG GACTCTCCAGAAGTCCATGCCAATGCAACAGAAATTCTGTGTGCCATTATTCGATGTGCCCCTCCTGCTCTTGCAACTAAAATTTGCAGCCCCAG TTATGTGGGGAGATTGTTTTGTTATGCATTGGAAGATTCTCGACCAGATTCGGTGCTATATAATGCCCTGTCTTTCTGTATATGTTTGTTAGATCCTAATCGGCTGGTAGCATCTTCCTACCAGGCATTTAGAAGCCAGTTAAGTCATGGAACAGTTGTTACTGCTAGCCAAGACACAGTGGAGGGAATGTTGGATAGACTAG GTGATTTACTGAGGTTATTGAATTTTGATTCATCTGTTGGAATCTTGCCTACCACATATGGGAAACTCCAACCTCCTCTTGGAAAACAAAGATTAAAG ATCGTGGAATTCATTTCTGTGTTGTTGACAATTGGGAGTGAAGCGGTCGAAAAAGAACTGGTCCAATTGGGAGCAATAAAGCGTGTGATAGATTTGTTTTTTGA GTATCCGTTCAATAACTTTCTGCATCATCACGTCGAGAATGTTATTGGATCATGTTTAGCTGGTAGGAGGGCTCTGATAATTGAACATATTTTGCATGACTGTGACATTGTCGGCAAAATTCTTGCTGCTGAAAAGCAGTCTTCCTTGTCAACTGATTCTGTGAAG GCTACAGTTTGTGCACAGGGACGATTGCCCCCAAGAATAGGGAATATAGGTCATATTACACGTATTGGAAATAAGCTTAGTCAATTGGCAAATAGCAACAGCATAATCAAGGAACACTTGCAG GAAAACAGTGATTGGATTGATTGGCATAACTTTGTCTTACACAAGAGGAATTGTGTGGAAAATGTTTATCAATGGGCTTGTGG GCGTCCCACGACACTACATGATAGAGTTAGGGATAGCGACGATGATGATTTCCGAGATAGGGATATTGATGTGGCAGCATTGGCTAGTAATTTGAGCCAAGCTTTTCGATATGGGATTTATGGCAATGATGATACCAAAGAG GCGCAAGGGTCTTTTGAACGAGATGATGAG GATGTTTATTTTGACGATGAATCTGCAGAAGAAGTTATTTCGTCTTTGCGTTTGGGGGATGATCAGGAAAG TTCACTCTTTACCAATTCCAATTGGTTTTCTTTCGAAAATGATAAAGAGGTCTGTGATCATATCACTGATTCCCTTCCTTCTTCATCGAATTTGGATGAGATGCCATGTGATGCAGATGAGATCAATGAGGTTGTGCTGGGTGAAAATAAAGATCCGAGCGAAACAGTGAGTTCATTGCAAATAACAGATGTAGTGACTACTCCAGGAGAAAAGGAAGCTACAATTCTTAGCAATGGTCCTGTGAGTGAATCCATAGCAGATACTAGTAACTTGGATTCAGGTCAGGATGAGAAGCCACATGAGCAGGTTGAGTGTAGAGAAACATTGGACTGTGAAGTATCTGATATAAAACCAACTGCCCATATTCCAAGTAGTGAGCTTGAAATGGATAAAAATGCATGCCTCATGGAAGGCGTTGCAGTAGATACAGACGAGTGCCAAAGTTCATCTGGAGAAGCAGAAACAGATGGGCAAGATGTGGATACAAAATCAACTAAAGCTGTTGCTGGACATGGAGGAGAGTCTACTGACGATAGTGGACATGGAGAATTATCTGGATCTCAGATTGTCCCAGAACTGTCCGAAAGTGAAGCTGCGGATGAAGTCTCAGAGCTCAAGCAGACAACTGGCAACTTGAGTAAGTGA